One window of the Dongia rigui genome contains the following:
- a CDS encoding M23 family metallopeptidase, whose protein sequence is MTFLRPSTLAAAILVMAAVRPAFADPVFSLPLACTLGTDCFVQNYVDTDAGPGAADFTCGGLTYDGHKGTDIRLKDYVAMAEGVDVLAAAAGTVLRLRDGMDDVNVREIGVAAIKDRMAGNSVIVDHGDGWVTQYAHMKKGSIAVTPGQKIAAGDKLGQVGLSGNTEFPHLHFEIRHGDKPVDPFTDEEMGAGCDVAKRALWQPALSYQAGGVLSLGLATAKPDPEAARHGAYGQVAPGAESDALVFWVDLFGLRANDRLVQQLIGPDGTVIAAIDEVAPKSKAQFFSFVGKKKPLGGWPSGSYQGVIRLLRDGATLVDQALPIAVP, encoded by the coding sequence ATGACCTTTTTGAGACCGTCTACCCTGGCTGCCGCCATCCTGGTGATGGCGGCGGTACGGCCGGCTTTTGCCGACCCTGTGTTTTCGCTGCCGCTCGCCTGCACGCTCGGGACGGATTGCTTCGTGCAGAACTATGTCGATACGGATGCCGGGCCCGGTGCGGCCGATTTCACCTGCGGTGGGCTGACCTATGACGGCCACAAGGGTACCGATATCCGCCTCAAAGACTATGTCGCCATGGCGGAAGGCGTCGATGTGCTGGCGGCGGCAGCGGGCACGGTGTTGCGTCTGCGCGACGGCATGGATGACGTCAATGTAAGGGAGATCGGCGTGGCGGCCATCAAGGATCGGATGGCCGGGAATTCGGTGATCGTCGACCATGGGGACGGCTGGGTCACGCAATATGCCCATATGAAGAAGGGCAGCATCGCGGTGACGCCCGGGCAGAAGATCGCCGCTGGCGACAAGCTGGGACAGGTCGGGCTTTCCGGCAACACGGAATTTCCGCATCTCCATTTCGAGATCCGCCATGGCGACAAGCCGGTCGACCCCTTCACGGATGAGGAGATGGGCGCCGGCTGCGATGTCGCGAAGCGGGCGCTATGGCAACCGGCCCTCTCGTACCAGGCGGGCGGCGTGCTCAGCCTCGGCCTCGCGACGGCCAAGCCGGATCCGGAGGCCGCGCGCCACGGCGCCTATGGGCAGGTTGCCCCGGGCGCCGAGAGCGACGCCCTGGTTTTCTGGGTCGACCTCTTTGGCCTGCGTGCCAATGACCGGCTGGTCCAGCAGCTCATCGGGCCGGACGGCACCGTCATTGCCGCCATCGACGAGGTGGCACCCAAGTCCAAGGCACAATTCTTCTCCTTCGTCGGCAAGAAGAAGCCACTGGGCGGTTGGCCGTCGGGGTCCTATCAGGGGGTGATCCGCCTGCTGCGCGACGGTGCGACGCTCGTCGATCAGGCCCTGCCGATCGCGGTCCCCTGA
- a CDS encoding mannose-1-phosphate guanylyltransferase/mannose-6-phosphate isomerase, with product MGLAPEASREVRPVVLAGGSGMRLWPLSRETFPKQLSPLMGEHSLLQSTIRRIGSNAAFGRPIILTNEALRFAVAEQLRLADCAASIVLEPVGRNTAAAIAVAAFQAARENAEATLLVMPSDHMIADGSAFLIAVERAVTLARQNLLVTFGATPTRPETGFGYIRQGAAIEGGHGYRVASFTEKPSRDVAQGYLDKGGYYWNCGIFVFKASFYLAELKRLAPEVHDAAQAACDTQATDHDFIRIGAKAFAASPDISIDYAVMEKTGAAAVVPLDAGWSDIGSWSEIWNILPKDAAANVLLGDVLAENVTRCYINGADKLVAAVGLTDTIVVATDDAVLVAGIEHAQSVRKITERLKTLHRREAIEPTRVSRPWGFFQSLHRGERFQVKRLTIAPGARISLQMHLHRAEHWVVVNGTALVTHGEDKRLVQENESIYIPAGTKHRLENPGKMELNVIEVQTGSYLEEDDIVRYDDTYGRS from the coding sequence ATGGGTTTGGCTCCTGAAGCGTCGCGTGAGGTCCGGCCGGTTGTTCTGGCTGGCGGCAGCGGCATGCGGCTGTGGCCGCTGTCGCGAGAGACCTTTCCCAAGCAGCTCAGCCCCTTGATGGGCGAGCACAGTTTGTTGCAGAGCACCATCCGACGGATCGGCAGCAACGCGGCCTTTGGCCGCCCCATCATCCTCACCAATGAAGCGCTGCGCTTTGCCGTCGCGGAACAGCTGCGCCTTGCCGATTGTGCAGCCAGCATCGTCCTGGAGCCCGTGGGGCGCAACACCGCCGCGGCGATCGCCGTCGCGGCGTTTCAGGCCGCGCGGGAGAACGCCGAGGCGACGCTTCTCGTCATGCCGTCCGATCACATGATCGCCGACGGGTCGGCCTTCCTCATCGCGGTGGAGCGGGCCGTGACGCTCGCGCGCCAGAACCTCCTGGTCACGTTCGGCGCGACGCCCACGCGGCCGGAGACGGGCTTCGGCTATATCCGGCAGGGCGCCGCGATCGAAGGTGGCCATGGCTACCGGGTGGCATCCTTCACGGAAAAGCCGTCGCGCGACGTCGCCCAAGGCTATCTCGACAAGGGCGGCTATTATTGGAACTGCGGCATCTTCGTCTTCAAGGCGTCCTTCTACCTCGCCGAACTGAAGCGGCTGGCGCCCGAGGTACACGATGCGGCGCAGGCCGCTTGCGATACGCAGGCAACCGACCACGATTTCATTCGCATCGGCGCCAAGGCCTTTGCCGCCTCGCCCGATATCTCGATCGACTATGCCGTCATGGAGAAGACCGGTGCCGCGGCCGTCGTTCCGCTCGATGCGGGATGGTCGGATATCGGCTCGTGGTCGGAGATCTGGAACATCCTGCCCAAGGATGCGGCGGCCAATGTCCTGCTTGGCGATGTTCTGGCCGAAAATGTCACGCGCTGCTACATCAACGGCGCCGACAAGCTGGTGGCAGCGGTTGGCCTCACCGATACAATCGTCGTCGCGACCGATGATGCGGTCCTGGTCGCCGGCATCGAGCACGCGCAGTCGGTGCGCAAGATCACCGAGCGGCTAAAGACGCTACACCGTCGCGAGGCGATCGAGCCCACCCGCGTCAGTCGGCCCTGGGGGTTCTTCCAGTCGCTGCATCGCGGCGAGCGGTTCCAGGTCAAGCGCCTCACGATCGCCCCCGGGGCCCGCATTTCATTGCAGATGCATCTGCACCGGGCCGAGCATTGGGTCGTCGTCAACGGCACCGCGCTGGTGACCCATGGCGAGGACAAGAGACTCGTGCAGGAAAATGAGTCGATCTACATCCCGGCCGGCACCAAGCATCGCCTGGAGAATCCAGGCAAGATGGAACTCAATGTCATCGAGGTCCAGACCGGATCCTATCTCGAGGAAGACGACATCGTCCGTTATGACGATACCTATGGCCGCTCCTGA
- a CDS encoding HlyD family type I secretion periplasmic adaptor subunit, translating to MSSEALAPADKTPWRKPVGQPLPTSPWPVIAVGLVFLGLFFGGLGGWAALAPLASAVNAYGTLQASGQNKVVQHLDGGIIKELLVKNGDTVTNGQVLIRLDQTQAQASVNLIRSQYLSLLAIRARLVAERDGADKIAFPTELTAAAADPGVKEVMDGQASVFAERRNMLEGQVSLLEKRVKQLQQQKNGAKVQQNAQAEQLALIQDELKSARILYEKGYVPKTRILLLERQAAALSGEGGEYSSSGAGIEQAIGEAELQMLQLRKERLSEVSQNLSDVQDKLNAMEERLNAAQDVLTRTVITAPTAGIVLGMNANTVGGVIDRGVPIMEIVPSDEKLVIKAAVRPEDIADVQIGMPTEVRLTAYDQRKTGILHGRIDAVSADRIVTQSDPIGHFEIKVAITDDLATIPDIDVVPGMPAMVLIPTKQRTVLEYVVGPLTDYFSAGMREK from the coding sequence ATGAGCAGTGAGGCTTTGGCACCGGCCGATAAGACGCCGTGGCGCAAGCCCGTGGGGCAGCCTTTGCCGACCAGCCCCTGGCCGGTCATCGCAGTCGGCCTCGTCTTCCTGGGTCTCTTCTTCGGCGGACTTGGTGGATGGGCGGCCCTTGCGCCGCTTGCCAGTGCCGTCAACGCCTATGGCACATTGCAGGCCTCGGGGCAGAACAAGGTCGTGCAGCATCTTGATGGTGGCATCATCAAGGAATTGCTGGTCAAGAATGGCGACACCGTCACCAATGGCCAGGTGCTCATCCGTCTCGACCAGACCCAGGCACAGGCCAGCGTCAATCTCATTCGGTCGCAATATCTGTCGCTGTTGGCGATCCGCGCGCGGCTGGTGGCCGAGCGTGACGGCGCCGACAAGATCGCCTTCCCGACGGAATTGACAGCGGCTGCCGCCGATCCCGGCGTCAAGGAAGTCATGGATGGGCAGGCCAGCGTGTTTGCCGAGCGACGCAACATGCTGGAAGGCCAGGTCTCACTGCTCGAAAAGCGCGTCAAGCAGCTGCAGCAGCAGAAGAACGGCGCCAAGGTCCAGCAGAACGCCCAGGCCGAGCAGCTGGCCTTGATCCAGGACGAGCTCAAAAGCGCGCGCATCCTCTATGAAAAGGGCTATGTGCCGAAGACGCGCATCCTGCTGCTCGAACGCCAGGCGGCGGCCTTGAGCGGCGAGGGCGGCGAATACAGCAGCAGCGGCGCCGGCATCGAGCAGGCGATCGGCGAGGCGGAACTGCAGATGCTTCAGCTGCGCAAGGAGCGCCTGTCCGAAGTTTCGCAGAATCTAAGCGACGTCCAGGACAAGCTCAACGCCATGGAAGAGCGCTTGAACGCCGCCCAGGATGTGCTGACACGCACTGTCATCACCGCCCCTACCGCCGGCATCGTGCTGGGCATGAACGCCAACACCGTGGGCGGCGTCATCGATCGCGGCGTGCCGATCATGGAGATCGTGCCAAGCGATGAAAAGCTGGTGATCAAGGCGGCGGTACGGCCGGAGGATATCGCCGACGTGCAGATCGGTATGCCGACCGAGGTGCGCCTTACCGCCTATGACCAGCGCAAGACCGGCATCCTCCACGGCAGGATCGATGCCGTTTCGGCTGACCGCATCGTCACCCAGAGCGATCCGATCGGGCATTTCGAGATCAAGGTTGCGATCACCGACGACCTTGCCACCATCCCGGATATCGACGTCGTGCCCGGTATGCCGGCGATGGTGCTCATTCCCACCAAACAACGCACGGTGCTGGAATATGTGGTGGGGCCGCTGACCGATTACTTCTCTGCCGGCATGCGCGAGAAATAG
- a CDS encoding type I secretion system permease/ATPase, with protein sequence MPGLLRRTLRDCRAHIVAASIFSLGINFLYLTPTIYMLQVYNRVISSGSIATLIMISVATVAALVTLSILEALRNHLLVRLGNHLDATLSEELLQRQVEITNRVGERPGVVRDLDVFRGFLTQTGAAAIFDLPWLPIYLLACFLLHPVLGIVATASMVFMLILAVANEYVTATYLRKSEEAARRNYTFTDASLRNTEVIQAMGMLPAFLRRWSDSRYEMLRQQTRASELGAYLQGMIRFFRLGLQSAIIGLGAWMTINGEVTAGVIYAAAILLARTLSPIEQLVGGWRSFVGARAAARRIDEFLTLPPPADAIQLPTPQGLLSVEGVTYFAPGVVKPILHGVSFTLRPGERLAVIGPSGAGKSTLARLIVGVWQARQGTVRLDSADVYSWDRADFGRHVGYLPQEVELFEGSIKDNIGRFGDATPEQIIAAAMRAGVHDMILRMPDGYETEVGSGGAVLSGGTRQRIGLARALLGNPRLLVLDEPNSNLDSDGERALMAVLNDAPAQGMTSIVISHRAGVLAAVDTILFLRDGVVEKLAPRAEFLAPQPASPMRIASTNPGAA encoded by the coding sequence ATGCCGGGGTTATTGCGACGCACGCTGCGCGACTGCCGGGCGCATATTGTCGCGGCATCGATTTTCAGCCTCGGCATCAACTTCCTCTATCTGACGCCGACGATCTATATGCTGCAGGTCTATAACCGCGTGATCAGCAGCGGAAGTATCGCGACCTTGATCATGATTTCGGTGGCGACGGTCGCGGCACTGGTGACGCTCAGCATCCTCGAAGCCTTGCGCAATCACCTGCTGGTGCGGCTTGGCAACCATCTCGATGCCACCTTGTCGGAAGAGCTTCTGCAGCGTCAGGTGGAGATCACCAATCGGGTGGGTGAGCGGCCCGGGGTGGTGCGCGACCTCGACGTCTTCCGTGGCTTTCTCACCCAGACGGGTGCCGCCGCCATTTTCGATCTGCCCTGGCTGCCGATCTATCTGCTGGCCTGTTTCCTGTTGCATCCGGTGCTGGGCATCGTCGCGACCGCCAGCATGGTCTTCATGCTGATCCTCGCCGTCGCCAATGAATATGTGACGGCCACTTACCTGCGAAAGTCCGAGGAAGCGGCACGGCGCAACTACACCTTCACCGATGCCAGCCTGCGCAACACCGAAGTGATCCAGGCCATGGGCATGTTGCCCGCTTTCCTGCGCCGCTGGAGCGACAGCCGCTACGAAATGCTGCGCCAGCAGACGCGCGCGAGTGAGCTTGGTGCCTATCTCCAGGGCATGATCCGTTTTTTCCGTCTGGGCCTGCAAAGCGCCATTATCGGTCTTGGCGCTTGGATGACGATCAATGGCGAAGTTACCGCCGGTGTCATCTACGCGGCAGCCATTTTGCTGGCCCGCACCTTGTCACCGATCGAGCAATTGGTCGGCGGCTGGCGCTCCTTCGTCGGCGCCCGAGCTGCCGCGCGACGCATCGACGAATTCCTCACCCTCCCGCCGCCTGCCGACGCGATCCAGTTGCCGACCCCGCAAGGGCTGCTGTCGGTCGAAGGCGTCACCTATTTCGCGCCGGGTGTCGTCAAGCCCATCCTGCATGGCGTCAGCTTCACCCTGCGGCCGGGCGAACGCCTCGCGGTGATCGGCCCGAGCGGTGCCGGCAAATCCACCTTGGCACGGCTGATCGTCGGCGTGTGGCAGGCGCGTCAAGGCACGGTCCGCCTCGACAGCGCCGATGTCTATAGCTGGGACCGGGCCGATTTCGGGCGCCATGTCGGCTACCTGCCGCAGGAAGTCGAACTGTTCGAGGGCAGCATCAAGGACAATATCGGCCGCTTCGGCGATGCGACACCAGAGCAGATCATCGCCGCCGCGATGCGGGCCGGCGTCCACGACATGATCCTGCGCATGCCGGATGGCTATGAGACGGAAGTGGGTTCCGGCGGTGCCGTGCTTTCCGGCGGCACCCGGCAGCGCATCGGCCTTGCGCGTGCCTTGCTCGGCAACCCGCGCCTGCTGGTGCTGGATGAGCCGAACTCCAATCTCGATTCGGACGGCGAGCGTGCCCTGATGGCGGTCCTCAACGACGCACCGGCGCAAGGGATGACGAGCATCGTCATTTCCCACCGCGCTGGGGTTCTGGCGGCCGTCGATACCATCCTGTTCCTGCGCGACGGTGTCGTGGAGAAGCTGGCGCCGCGTGCCGAATTCCTGGCACCGCAGCCAGCCAGCCCGATGCGCATCGCCAGCACCAATCCGGGAGCGGCGTGA